Proteins encoded together in one Marinithermus hydrothermalis DSM 14884 window:
- a CDS encoding YdcF family protein codes for MNSGFSRALVPKRLVWLALLAAVGLWAGRVLWLPGLGGYLVVADPLEPAQAVLPLAGAQHRAAAAARLVRAGYAEVLLITQIPLAEPGARARYVAQVQAVALQAGLNPERIRVVPGYARTTYAEAQNARAFLEGRGWTSLIVVTDAYHTRRARLLFRRAFQGSGITVRVRPAEGGAPPEAWWTTPEGQRAVLSEYLKLMAHAVGVR; via the coding sequence ATGAACTCCGGTTTTTCCCGTGCTTTAGTCCCCAAGCGGCTCGTTTGGCTCGCGCTTCTCGCCGCCGTGGGGCTTTGGGCCGGCCGCGTGCTGTGGCTGCCGGGCCTCGGGGGGTACCTGGTCGTCGCGGATCCCCTCGAGCCCGCCCAGGCCGTGCTGCCGCTCGCCGGGGCGCAGCACCGGGCAGCTGCGGCCGCCCGGCTGGTGCGGGCGGGGTACGCCGAGGTCCTCCTCATCACCCAGATCCCGCTGGCGGAGCCCGGCGCGCGCGCACGGTACGTCGCGCAGGTCCAGGCCGTCGCGCTTCAGGCCGGGCTGAACCCGGAGCGGATCCGGGTCGTTCCGGGGTACGCGCGCACCACCTACGCGGAGGCCCAAAACGCGCGGGCCTTCCTCGAGGGACGGGGCTGGACCTCCCTCATCGTGGTCACCGACGCGTACCACACCCGCCGCGCCCGCCTCCTCTTCCGCCGCGCCTTTCAGGGCTCAGGGATCACGGTGCGCGTGCGCCCTGCGGAGGGCGGGGCACCCCCCGAAGCCTGGTGGACCACCCCCGAAGGGCAACGCGCGGTCCTGAGCGAGTACCTTAAGCTTATGGCGCACGCCGTGGGTGTCCGGTAA
- a CDS encoding NAD(P)(+) transhydrogenase (Re/Si-specific) subunit beta, which produces MPNLIEAVYFLTAFLFIMGLRRMSHPATARQGIVWAGVAMLLAVAVTFLWPGLRNHGLMLLAIAIGGGVAWVLAGRVAMTDMPQMVAVYNGMGGGAAGAIAAVELLRGEVVGLGFVALAVLGGLIGAVSFSGSLIAFAKLQRLLRERPIVFPAQQGVNLTVLAGALLLGALLLGTPSPATIGLFFLAALAFGVLMTLPIGGADMPVVISLYNALTGLAVAFEGFAINNMAMIVAGTVVGAAGTLLTQLMAKAMNRSLANVLFGAFGAEEESAGAVQGSLKPIDAEDAAIMLAYANKVIIVPGYGMAVAQAQHKLKELMDLLEARGVEVKFAIHPVAGRMPGHMNVLLAEAGVPYERLYDLEEINPEFATADVALVIGANDVVNPAARRPGTPLYGMPILDVDQAKNVLVVKRGRGKGFAGIENELFYMDHTRMLYGDAQAVVNRLVQELKQVYAA; this is translated from the coding sequence GTGCCGAACCTGATCGAGGCCGTGTACTTCCTCACCGCGTTTTTGTTCATCATGGGCCTGCGGCGGATGAGCCACCCGGCCACGGCCCGCCAAGGCATCGTGTGGGCGGGGGTGGCCATGCTGCTCGCCGTGGCCGTGACCTTTTTGTGGCCGGGGCTGCGCAATCACGGCTTGATGCTTTTAGCGATCGCGATCGGTGGGGGGGTGGCCTGGGTGCTCGCGGGGCGCGTGGCGATGACGGACATGCCCCAGATGGTCGCCGTGTACAACGGCATGGGGGGCGGAGCGGCCGGCGCGATCGCCGCGGTGGAGTTACTGCGGGGCGAGGTGGTCGGGCTGGGGTTCGTGGCCCTCGCGGTGCTTGGGGGCCTGATCGGCGCGGTTTCCTTCAGCGGGTCGCTCATCGCCTTCGCGAAGCTTCAGCGCCTGTTGCGCGAGCGCCCGATCGTCTTCCCCGCGCAGCAGGGCGTGAACCTCACGGTGCTGGCCGGCGCGCTCCTGCTGGGCGCGCTTCTGCTCGGCACGCCCTCCCCGGCCACCATCGGCCTGTTCTTCCTGGCCGCGCTGGCCTTCGGGGTGCTGATGACCCTGCCGATCGGCGGGGCGGACATGCCGGTCGTCATCTCCCTCTATAACGCCCTCACCGGCCTGGCCGTGGCCTTCGAGGGGTTCGCCATCAACAACATGGCGATGATCGTGGCGGGCACGGTGGTGGGCGCGGCCGGTACCCTCCTCACCCAGCTGATGGCCAAGGCGATGAACCGCTCCCTCGCGAACGTGTTGTTCGGCGCGTTCGGCGCGGAGGAGGAGTCCGCGGGCGCGGTGCAGGGAAGCCTCAAGCCCATCGACGCGGAAGACGCCGCGATCATGCTGGCCTACGCGAACAAGGTCATCATCGTGCCCGGGTACGGGATGGCCGTAGCGCAGGCCCAGCACAAGCTCAAAGAGCTCATGGACCTCCTCGAGGCGCGGGGGGTGGAGGTGAAGTTCGCGATCCACCCGGTCGCGGGACGCATGCCGGGGCACATGAACGTCCTGCTCGCTGAGGCCGGGGTGCCGTACGAGCGGCTGTACGACCTGGAGGAGATCAACCCAGAGTTCGCCACCGCGGACGTGGCGCTCGTGATCGGCGCGAACGACGTGGTGAACCCCGCGGCGCGCCGGCCGGGCACGCCGCTGTACGGGATGCCCATCCTGGACGTGGACCAGGCCAAGAACGTTCTAGTCGTCAAGCGCGGCCGGGGCAAGGGGTTCGCGGGGATCGAGAACGAGCTCTTCTACATGGACCACACCCGCATGCTCTACGGGGACGCGCAAGCGGTCGTGAACCGCCTGGTGCAGGAACTCAAGCAGGTGTACGCGGCCTAA
- the aceF gene encoding dihydrolipoyllysine-residue acetyltransferase has protein sequence MATEVKLPELGDNIESALVVSVLVKEGDRIQPGAAVLELETDKATLEVPASAGGVVQRVLVKEGDEVRVGQAILVLEEAADAPAEAAAEPASEPEPAPEPEAVAAPASAAESKPSVPASAPAPQERRLIPAAPSIRRLARELGVDIHRIEGTGIAGRITEEDVRRAAGQAPAPAPAGVPLEAPPLPDFSKWGEVEREPMSGVRRATVRQMSLAWAQVPMVTHFDRADITELEALRKRYQKKAEAVGARLTMTAIILKVVAQALKKFPKFNASIDVAANEIIYKKYVHIGVAVDTPAGLLVPVIRDVDQKNILQIAKELGEVAEKARNRKLKPEEMQGGTFSVSNLGGIGGTGFTPIVNTPEVAILGVARSSIEPVWNEETGTFEPRRILPLAVTYDHRLIDGADAARFLRWVCEALETPFLLPLEG, from the coding sequence GTGGCAACGGAGGTCAAGCTTCCCGAGCTGGGCGATAACATCGAGTCGGCCCTAGTGGTGAGTGTTTTGGTGAAGGAAGGGGACCGGATCCAGCCGGGTGCGGCGGTCCTCGAGCTCGAGACCGACAAGGCCACCCTCGAGGTGCCCGCCTCGGCGGGCGGCGTGGTGCAGCGCGTGCTGGTCAAGGAGGGGGACGAAGTCCGGGTGGGGCAGGCCATCCTGGTGCTCGAGGAGGCCGCGGATGCCCCGGCGGAGGCCGCGGCCGAGCCGGCGTCGGAACCGGAACCGGCGCCTGAGCCAGAGGCGGTGGCGGCCCCGGCGAGCGCGGCGGAGTCCAAGCCGTCCGTGCCGGCTTCGGCCCCCGCCCCGCAGGAGCGGCGCCTGATCCCGGCCGCGCCCTCGATCCGCCGCCTGGCGCGCGAACTGGGGGTGGACATCCACCGGATCGAGGGGACCGGAATCGCGGGCCGCATCACCGAGGAGGACGTGCGCCGCGCGGCGGGCCAGGCCCCCGCTCCGGCCCCGGCCGGCGTGCCGCTTGAAGCTCCGCCCCTGCCGGACTTCAGCAAGTGGGGCGAGGTCGAGCGCGAGCCCATGAGCGGCGTGCGGCGCGCCACGGTGCGGCAGATGAGCCTGGCCTGGGCCCAGGTCCCGATGGTCACGCACTTCGACCGGGCGGACATCACCGAGCTCGAGGCGCTGCGCAAGCGGTACCAGAAGAAGGCCGAGGCCGTGGGGGCGCGCCTTACGATGACCGCGATCATCCTGAAGGTGGTCGCGCAGGCCTTGAAGAAGTTCCCCAAGTTCAACGCCAGCATCGACGTCGCGGCGAACGAGATCATCTACAAGAAGTACGTGCACATCGGCGTGGCCGTGGACACCCCGGCCGGGCTGTTGGTGCCCGTGATCCGCGACGTAGACCAGAAGAACATCCTCCAGATCGCCAAAGAGCTCGGTGAGGTCGCGGAGAAGGCCCGCAACCGCAAGCTCAAACCGGAGGAGATGCAAGGCGGTACCTTCAGCGTCTCGAACCTGGGCGGGATCGGCGGGACGGGGTTCACCCCGATCGTGAACACCCCCGAGGTCGCGATTCTGGGGGTGGCGCGCAGCAGCATCGAGCCCGTGTGGAACGAGGAGACCGGGACCTTCGAGCCGCGGCGCATCCTTCCCTTGGCCGTGACCTACGACCATCGCTTGATCGACGGGGCGGACGCCGCGCGGTTCTTGCGCTGGGTGTGCGAGGCGCTCGAGACGCCGTTCCTGCTGCCGCTTGAGGGATAG
- a CDS encoding DUF3179 domain-containing protein: protein MRCVGLGLTFVLGVAWAQGAVPPLDTSKHLVPLEEIYFDTFNPLTGAVPLSEASPELIRRLRDAIPPLNHPRYEPADAAEAWLRADDLVLGYAAGGGAWAYPVRILNFHEIVNDTLAGEPVLVSYCPLCFSGIVYSRRFEGRVLRFGNTSALYESDLVMLDYETGSYWWQVAGRAIVGPLTGARLTPLPSMMATWAAWRALHPDTLVLSRGTGFNRPYDRDPFANYTDFVNSGRFPFPVSDASRDPRLLPATVVLAVKVGDAARAYPIEALGRRAIQEVLDGQAIVVFIDAEARTGGAYRPVVEGRRLHFTLEDGRFRDQETQSTWNLAGRAVDGPLEGHRLEALPTRTAFWFAVVAAEPRITVYAPDANELP from the coding sequence GTGAGGTGCGTGGGACTCGGGCTGACGTTTGTGCTGGGGGTGGCGTGGGCGCAAGGGGCGGTGCCGCCCTTGGACACCTCGAAGCACCTGGTGCCCTTGGAGGAGATTTACTTCGATACCTTCAACCCCCTAACCGGTGCGGTGCCCTTGAGCGAGGCCTCCCCGGAACTCATCCGGAGGCTGCGCGACGCGATCCCCCCGCTCAACCACCCGAGGTACGAGCCCGCGGACGCGGCGGAGGCTTGGCTGCGCGCGGACGACCTCGTGCTGGGGTACGCCGCAGGGGGCGGGGCGTGGGCCTACCCGGTCCGCATCCTGAACTTCCACGAGATCGTGAACGACACACTCGCGGGGGAACCGGTCCTGGTCTCGTACTGCCCCTTGTGCTTCAGCGGGATCGTGTACAGCCGCCGCTTCGAGGGCCGGGTGCTTCGCTTCGGGAACACCAGCGCCCTGTACGAGTCGGACCTGGTGATGCTGGATTACGAGACCGGCAGCTACTGGTGGCAGGTGGCGGGACGGGCCATCGTGGGGCCCCTCACCGGAGCGCGCCTTACGCCGCTCCCTAGCATGATGGCGACCTGGGCGGCCTGGCGTGCCCTGCACCCGGACACCCTCGTGCTCTCGCGCGGCACCGGGTTCAACCGACCCTACGACCGGGACCCCTTCGCGAACTACACGGACTTCGTGAACAGCGGTCGCTTTCCCTTCCCTGTGAGCGACGCCTCCCGGGACCCACGCCTCTTGCCGGCGACGGTGGTCCTCGCGGTCAAGGTGGGGGACGCGGCCCGCGCCTATCCGATCGAGGCCCTAGGGCGCCGGGCGATCCAGGAGGTGCTGGACGGTCAAGCGATCGTGGTCTTCATCGACGCCGAAGCCCGCACCGGTGGGGCGTACCGGCCGGTCGTGGAGGGACGGCGGCTGCACTTTACCCTCGAGGACGGGCGGTTCCGCGACCAGGAAACCCAAAGCACCTGGAACCTCGCCGGGCGGGCGGTGGATGGGCCGCTTGAAGGCCATCGCCTCGAGGCCCTCCCCACCCGCACCGCGTTCTGGTTTGCGGTGGTCGCGGCCGAACCCCGGATCACCGTGTACGCGCCGGACGCGAACGAACTCCCGTAG
- a CDS encoding glycine C-acetyltransferase translates to MSLKLRERVTNELNRLKQEGLYISLKVLEAPQEPVTRVDGREVVNLASNNYLGFANHPHLKRRAREYLERWGAGSGAVRTIAGTFTYHQEFEEMLARFKGTESALVLQAGFTANQGVLGALLGPEDVVFSDELNHASIIDGLRLTKAKRFVYRHADVAHLEALLKEHDTDGLKLIVTDGVFSMDGDIAPLDKIVPLAKRYGAVVYVDDAHGSGVLGEMGKGTVHHFGYHADPDVIQVATLSKAWAVVGGYAAGARELRDLLINKARPFLFSTSHPPAVVGALVGALELIQQEPERVQRLWDNTRYFKDELARMGFDTMGSQTPITPVLFGEAPAAFEASRKLLERGVFAVGIGFPTVPRGQARIRNIVTAAHTREMLDRALEAYQVVGRAMGVITG, encoded by the coding sequence ATGAGCCTGAAGCTTCGCGAACGCGTGACGAACGAGCTGAACCGGCTGAAACAGGAAGGCCTGTACATCAGCCTGAAGGTCCTCGAGGCCCCCCAGGAGCCGGTGACGCGCGTGGACGGGCGGGAGGTGGTGAACCTCGCGAGCAACAACTACCTAGGCTTCGCGAATCACCCGCACCTCAAGCGCCGCGCACGGGAGTACCTGGAGCGCTGGGGTGCGGGGAGCGGCGCGGTGCGCACCATCGCGGGTACCTTCACCTACCACCAGGAGTTCGAGGAGATGCTGGCGCGCTTTAAGGGCACCGAGAGCGCCCTCGTGCTGCAGGCGGGGTTCACCGCGAACCAGGGCGTCCTCGGTGCGCTGCTGGGCCCTGAGGACGTGGTCTTCTCCGACGAGCTCAACCACGCTTCGATCATCGACGGGCTGCGCCTCACCAAGGCCAAGCGCTTCGTCTACCGGCACGCGGACGTCGCGCACCTCGAGGCCCTCCTTAAGGAGCACGACACCGACGGCCTAAAGCTCATTGTCACGGACGGGGTCTTCTCCATGGACGGGGACATCGCGCCCCTCGACAAGATCGTGCCGCTCGCCAAGCGGTACGGCGCGGTGGTGTACGTGGACGACGCGCACGGCTCGGGCGTGCTGGGCGAGATGGGGAAAGGTACCGTGCACCACTTCGGGTACCACGCGGACCCTGACGTGATCCAGGTCGCGACCCTCTCCAAGGCTTGGGCGGTCGTGGGGGGGTACGCCGCGGGCGCGCGGGAGCTGCGGGACCTCCTCATCAACAAGGCCCGCCCCTTCCTCTTCTCCACCTCGCACCCCCCGGCCGTGGTGGGGGCGCTCGTAGGGGCCCTCGAGCTCATCCAGCAGGAGCCCGAACGCGTCCAGCGCCTTTGGGACAACACCCGCTACTTCAAGGACGAGCTCGCCCGCATGGGGTTCGACACCATGGGCAGCCAGACCCCCATCACGCCGGTCTTGTTTGGGGAGGCGCCCGCTGCTTTTGAGGCCAGCCGCAAGCTCCTTGAGCGCGGGGTCTTCGCCGTGGGTATCGGCTTCCCCACCGTGCCGCGCGGTCAGGCTCGCATCCGCAACATCGTGACCGCCGCGCACACCCGGGAGATGCTGGACCGGGCCCTCGAGGCTTACCAGGTGGTGGGGCGCGCGATGGGCGTCATCACCGGGTAG
- the aceE gene encoding pyruvate dehydrogenase (acetyl-transferring), homodimeric type, with product MIARRAALSPEEQRLLERIEDQEWLESLEYVLESAGPERTRALLELLERHALRHGVALPFVGNTPLTNTIPAEQEMPYPGDLELEARIRNLIRWNAVAMVVRANKHSDGIGGHLATYASAAELFEVGFNHFFRGREKGFDRDLVYIQGHASPGIYARAFLEGRLSEAQLRNFRRELKPEGGLASYPHPWLMPEFWEYPTVSMGLGPIMSIYQARFMRYLEHRGLKPKSSAKVWAFIGDGETDEPEILGALRVAARERLDNLIWVVNCNLQRLDGPVYGNGQVVQELERIFRGAGWNVIKVAWGRRWDALLARDTEGRLLKRFAETVDGWWQKYVAEGPRFFREHFFGADPKLAELVQDLSDADLEALLRDRGGHDPTKVYAAYRAAVEHRGQPTVILAHTIKGYGLGAVAEARNVAHQVKKLDTSALREFRDRLQIPVPDEALEEVPFYRPDPDSPEIRYLRERRAALGGFVPKREVKAEPLPVPEEAFFEEFYKGTGGRPVSTTMALVRIIAKLLRHKELGRRVVPIIPDEGRTFGMEALVAQVGIYSPVGQRYEPPDAGSLLVYKEAQDGQILEEGITEAGAMSSFIAAGTAHTNYGIPMIPFYIYYSMFGFQRVGDLIWAAGDSRARGFLIGATAGRTTLAGEGLQHQDGHSHVAALTVPNLVAYDPAFAYEIAVIIQDGLRRMYHEGEDVFYYITVGNENYAQPEMPEPRETVKEGILKGLYKLRASNLADAKHRAQLFGSGAILNEVLKAQELLEAYGVAADVWSVTSYKNLYRDAVETDRWNRLHPTEAPRLPYAAQVLKDAPGVFVAASDYMKLLPDALSGYLPKRMHALGTDGFGRSEARAELRDHFEVDARHITVATLAALAREGELDPKVVEQAIQKLGVDPEKPDPVKL from the coding sequence ATGATCGCGCGGCGGGCTGCCCTCAGCCCGGAGGAACAACGCCTCCTCGAACGCATCGAGGACCAAGAGTGGCTCGAGTCGCTCGAGTACGTGCTCGAAAGCGCGGGGCCGGAACGCACGCGGGCCCTCCTAGAGTTACTGGAGCGCCACGCGTTGCGCCACGGGGTCGCGCTCCCCTTCGTGGGGAACACCCCCCTCACGAACACGATCCCCGCCGAGCAGGAGATGCCCTACCCGGGGGACCTCGAGCTCGAAGCGCGCATCCGCAACCTGATCCGCTGGAACGCGGTCGCGATGGTGGTCCGGGCGAACAAGCACTCGGACGGGATCGGCGGCCACCTGGCCACCTACGCCTCGGCCGCGGAATTGTTCGAGGTGGGGTTCAACCACTTCTTCCGCGGCCGCGAGAAGGGGTTCGACCGCGACCTCGTCTACATCCAGGGGCACGCCTCCCCGGGGATCTACGCCCGCGCTTTTTTGGAAGGCCGCTTAAGCGAGGCCCAGCTCCGCAACTTCCGGCGCGAGCTTAAGCCGGAAGGGGGGCTTGCGAGCTACCCGCACCCGTGGCTGATGCCGGAGTTCTGGGAGTACCCCACCGTCTCGATGGGCCTCGGGCCGATCATGTCCATCTACCAGGCCCGCTTCATGCGTTACCTGGAGCACCGCGGCCTAAAACCCAAGTCCAGCGCGAAGGTCTGGGCTTTCATCGGGGACGGCGAGACCGACGAGCCCGAGATCCTAGGGGCGCTGCGCGTCGCCGCGCGCGAACGGCTCGACAACCTGATCTGGGTGGTGAACTGCAACCTGCAGCGCCTCGACGGCCCGGTCTACGGGAACGGGCAGGTCGTGCAGGAGCTCGAGCGCATCTTCCGCGGCGCGGGCTGGAACGTGATCAAGGTCGCGTGGGGGCGGCGCTGGGACGCCTTGCTCGCCCGGGACACCGAGGGCCGGCTCTTGAAGCGCTTCGCCGAGACGGTGGACGGCTGGTGGCAGAAGTACGTCGCGGAGGGGCCCAGGTTCTTCCGCGAACACTTCTTCGGCGCGGACCCCAAGCTCGCCGAGCTTGTGCAGGACCTCTCCGACGCGGACCTCGAGGCCCTCTTGCGCGACCGGGGCGGGCACGACCCCACCAAGGTGTACGCCGCGTACCGCGCGGCCGTGGAGCACCGGGGCCAGCCCACCGTGATCCTCGCGCACACGATCAAGGGGTACGGCCTCGGGGCCGTGGCCGAGGCGCGCAACGTCGCGCACCAGGTGAAGAAGCTCGATACGAGCGCTTTGCGCGAGTTCCGTGACCGCCTCCAGATCCCCGTGCCGGACGAGGCTTTGGAGGAGGTGCCCTTCTACCGGCCGGACCCGGACAGCCCCGAGATCCGCTACCTGCGCGAACGGCGCGCGGCGTTGGGTGGGTTCGTGCCCAAGCGCGAGGTGAAGGCCGAACCCCTCCCGGTCCCGGAGGAGGCCTTCTTTGAGGAGTTCTACAAGGGCACCGGGGGGCGGCCGGTTTCCACCACGATGGCGCTGGTGCGGATCATCGCGAAGCTGTTGCGGCACAAGGAACTCGGCCGGCGCGTGGTGCCCATCATTCCGGACGAGGGACGCACCTTCGGGATGGAGGCCCTTGTTGCTCAGGTCGGGATCTACTCGCCGGTGGGCCAGCGCTACGAACCGCCGGACGCGGGCTCGCTCCTCGTGTACAAGGAGGCCCAAGACGGCCAGATCCTCGAGGAGGGGATCACCGAGGCGGGCGCGATGAGCTCGTTTATCGCGGCGGGCACCGCGCACACGAACTACGGCATCCCCATGATCCCCTTCTACATCTACTACTCCATGTTCGGTTTCCAGCGCGTGGGGGACCTCATCTGGGCCGCGGGTGACAGCCGCGCGCGTGGGTTCCTCATCGGCGCGACGGCCGGCCGCACCACCCTCGCCGGGGAGGGGCTGCAGCACCAGGACGGGCACAGCCACGTCGCCGCCCTCACCGTCCCGAACCTCGTGGCCTACGACCCGGCCTTCGCCTACGAGATCGCCGTTATCATCCAGGACGGGCTCCGGCGCATGTACCACGAGGGCGAGGATGTCTTCTACTACATCACCGTGGGCAACGAGAACTACGCCCAGCCCGAGATGCCCGAACCGCGGGAGACAGTCAAGGAAGGCATCCTCAAGGGCCTCTACAAGCTGCGCGCCTCGAACCTCGCGGACGCCAAGCACCGCGCGCAGCTGTTCGGCAGCGGCGCGATCCTGAACGAGGTGTTGAAGGCCCAGGAGCTGCTCGAGGCCTACGGGGTCGCGGCGGACGTGTGGAGCGTCACCAGCTACAAGAACCTCTACCGCGACGCGGTGGAGACCGATCGCTGGAACCGGCTCCACCCCACCGAAGCGCCGCGCCTGCCGTACGCGGCCCAGGTGCTCAAGGACGCGCCCGGGGTGTTCGTGGCCGCCTCGGACTACATGAAGCTCTTGCCCGACGCCCTCTCCGGGTACCTGCCCAAGCGCATGCACGCGCTGGGTACCGATGGGTTCGGGCGCAGCGAGGCCCGGGCCGAGCTCCGGGATCACTTCGAGGTGGACGCGCGGCACATCACGGTCGCGACCCTGGCGGCCCTGGCGCGCGAAGGGGAACTCGACCCCAAGGTAGTGGAGCAAGCCATTCAGAAGCTGGGTGTTGATCCGGAAAAGCCCGACCCGGTCAAGCTGTGA